A window of Candidatus Peribacteraceae bacterium genomic DNA:
TGGACGGGCACGGGTTCTCCTCCATTGACCTGGTGACGCATTACGACGGCCTCGTGAACCGCTGGCCCATTGTGAGCATCGAAGACAGCCACAGCGAGGACGATTGGGAGGGGTTCGTGCAGCTCCATGCCAAGCAGCCAAAGCTCCAGCTGGTGGGGGATGACCTGTTCGTGACCAACGTGGAGCGCATTAAGGAAGGGGTGGAGAAGAATGCGGCGAACGCGGTCCTCATCAAGCTGAACCAGATCGGGACCGTGAGCGAGACCGTGGACGCCATCCAGTTCACGCACCGCTCCGGCTGGAAAACGGTGGTGAGCCACCGCAGCGGCGAGACGGAGGATACCTTCATCGCGCACCTCGCCGTGGGGCTCCAGACGGGACAGATTAAGACCGGCTCCCTCTCCCGAACGGACCGCGTGTGCAAGTACAACGAGCTCCTCCGGATAGAGGAAGAGCTGGGGAAGAGGGCGGTGTATGTGTCGCCGTTTTGAGAGTTTCCCTACTATATGGTTTTCCACCTTTTCCCGGCGGAAAAGGTGGAGCCAAAACGCCGGCGCGCCGAACCCCCCTCCACCTGGCCCTGTGCCTCCTCGTCAGCCCCTCCAAGGTTTCGGGGCTGACTCGTCGGCTGCCATTTCGAAACAGGGCCTTCCCCTTCACCCCCCGCGGCGCGCCAACCATCCACTCTCAATTGTTATTCATCCAGGCTTTTTTGATCCAAGGGAGAGATAGCGTGGACAGGACGTAGCCGCCCGTGGGGACGAGCGCCTGGAGGAAGGGGAGCGCGATTCCCAGTTGCCACAAGAAGCACGAGGCGACGATGTACGTGAGAAACCCGATGGTAAGGCGTCTTGTCCAACTCACTTCCCAAGCCTTTTCCAGCTCCACGCGCGCGTTGCGTTGGAGGATGTTTTGTATGATGGCGTCATGGTCATCCATGCGATATAGTCTACACGATCGGGACGTAGCTTCCTCCTTCGTCCGCCTTCGGCGGAGCTACGGAGGACAGGCAGTTGGCTTCATTCAGAAGCACTCATTGGTACCATAGGCACTACTCGGGACGTAGCTCAGTTGGCTAGAGCGCTTGCATGGGGTGCAAGAGGTCGCTGGTTCAAGTCCAGTCGTCCCGACCATTCAGACAACCTGCGCGTCATCAACCGTTGAACATCACCCGCAGATGTTGTTGGTTTTTTCCCATGGGTATGCTTTCATACCTTCCTTTTATGCATACCAGCAGGAACCATGGGCAGGGAGGAAGAGTTGTGTAAGTAATGATAATATGTTATAATAACAAGTTAACGCATGACTGTCTCTCCCCCCGCCATCGCAGCAGCCCTTAAGGCCGTAACGGACCACCAGCGCATACTGGTCGTCCCGCACGCAAATGTGGATCCCGACGGGTTGAGCAGCGCTTTGGCGTGCTACGAAATGTTCCGGAGCCTGGGGAAAGACGTGACGGTCATCTGCCCCGATACCCCCCCGGATTCCTTCAAGTTTATGCCGGGGTTCGAGAAGCTGGAGCGGGAGATTGCGGAGAGCCAGAACTTCGTGATCACCGTGAACATGGAGGAGGGGGTGGAAATCGACAAGCTGCGTTACACGGTGGAGGACCGCCGCGTGAACATCATCGTGGTGCCCAAGCGGGGGAAGGTGAAGAGCTCCGCCGTGGCGTTCGGGGAAGGGGAGAAGAAGTATGATCTCATCGTCGTCGTGGATTCCGCGGATTTGTCGCTCCTGGGTTCCGTGTACACGGACCACATGGACCTCTTCTCGGAGGTGCCCATCCTGAACATCGACCACCACGTGAGCAATGTGCGCTACGGGCAGATCCACCTGTTGGACCCAACCTCCGCGAGCACTACCGAAATCCTGTACCACTGGTTCATGCAGGTGCCGCAGTTCCGCGAGCGGATGACGGCGGACTTGGCCACGCTGCTCCTCACGGGGCTCATCACGGACACGCGCAGCTTCCAGAACCCCAATACCACCCCGCGTTCGCTGGAGGTGGCGGCGGAACTCCTGGAGCGCGGCGCGCGCCAACAGGAGATCATCCGGAGCATCTACAAGACCAAGCCCCTCTCCACGCTCAAGATCTGGGGCCGCGCGCTCAACCGGATCCAAATGGATCCCGTCGCGGGCATCGTGTGGTCCGCCGTGAGCAAGGAAGACCTGCAGGAAATGGGAGCGCAAGCGCCGGAAACGCACGGCATTCTGGACGAACTCATCTCCACCATCCCCGGCGCGGACGTGTACGTGCTCTTCACGGAGACGGAAGAGAACAGCCTCAAGGCGAGCATGCGCTCGTCCCTTGCTGTGGATGCCACGCGCCTCGCCGCGGAAACGTACGGGGGGGGCGGGCACGCGCGCGCAGCGGGGTTCCGTGTGCGGAATTTCGGCAACTTCCAACTGCAAGTCCTGGAGTGCATACAGAAGATCAAGGAAGGTATGCGGAGGCAGAAGGGGGAGAGTGATCAGATGCCGACGAGCGGTCAGCCTTCATCCTCCTTCGCCAAGGCTACGGAGGACAGGGCGGTCAGCGACCAGACGGGGGTTCATCCGGCGCCGGCGGCTGCTTCACCGGAACGGCCCGTTGCTCCGCCTCCCACCGGAAAGGGAAAGGAGAAGGATATTGTGGAAGAGTTGACGCAATCCTGATACACTCTTCCACGTTCGTTCCCCTTTTCTCCGAACCTATGCGCCTCGTGCAGGTGGCAAAAGCATTGGGTATGACCGGGCAGCAGCTCCGCAAGGAACTGATGCAGGTGAACTTTGGCGTCAAGCCGACGGACAGGGAAATCCCCGAAGGCCTCGCCAAGGGCATCGTGCGTTTCCTGGCCACCAAGTACAACCTCTCCGTGAATGCCGAGACCATCGGCCTGCAGCCCGATACGGATGAGGAGGAGGGCGGGGCGGAGCCTGCCGCAGCGGAGGGCGGTGAAGGGGCGGACCAAGCGGCCGGATCCGCAGTGCAGGAAGGGGAGAAAGCGGCTCCGGGGAACGCTGTGGGCTCCATCGGCGTCATGTCCCGCGAAAGCCCGACACATGCGGAGGCGCTCAACGTGCTGCGCAAGCTCTCCCTGGATGACGTCTCCAAGGAGGCCATCAAGCGCGAGCAGAAGCAGATGGAGCACACCAAGGCGGAACGCACGGAGCAGCGCAGGGAAGCCGAGGTCCAACGCCTGGCGCAGAAGCGTCCGGCCGGCGTGGCTGAGGTGCAGGAGCAGATCAAGAAGAAGGAGGGGGTCGTCCTCTTGCCGGACGCCATTTCCGTCAAGGAGCTCTCGGAGAAGCTGGGAGTGCAGGTGCCGCGGCTCATCCAGACGCTCATGAAGAACGGCATCATGGCCACCGTCACGCAGTCCATCGACTACGACACCGCGGCCATCGTGGCGGCGGAAATGGGCATCACGGTGCAACGGGAGCAGAGGGCGGCCAAAGCCGAAGACCTCCTGAGCCGCAACCTGGAGGAACTCCTCAAGGAGGACCCCGAGAACCTGGTGGACCGTCCCCCCGTGGTGGTGGTGATGGGGCACGTGGACCACGGCAAGACGGCGCTCCTGGACGCCATCCGCCAGACGAACGTGGTGGCGCAGGAGGCGGGGGGCATCACGCAGCACATCGGCGCCTACCAGGTGGAGCACGCCATGAGCGGGAGTACCGAGAAGAAGAAGATCACGTTCCTGGACACTCCCGGCCACGAGGCCTTTACGGCCATGCGCGCGCGCGGGGCGCAAGTGACGGATATCGTCATCCTGCTCGTTTCCGCGGAGGAAGGAGTGCGCGCCACCACCATCGAAGCCATCAACCACGCCAAGGACGCGGAAGTCCCCATCATCGCGGTCATCAGCAAGATCGATAAGGAGCGGGCGGACCCCGAGAAGGTGAAGGGGGAACTGGCGGCGCAAGGCCTGCAGCCCGAGGAGTGGGGCGGCACCATCCCCGTGATCCTCACGTCCGCCGTCACCAAGCAGGGCATACCCGACCTCCTGGACCACATCCTCTTCATCGCGGAGGTCCAGGGATTCAAGGCGAACCCCCAGCGTTCCGCCGTGGCGACGGTGATCGAGAGCCGGCTGGATTCCGCGCTGGGCCCCCTGGCCACCGTCATTATCAACACGGGCACGCTCAAGCTCACCGATATCTTCGTCTGCGGGCAGACGATGGGCCGCGTGCGCACCATGATCGAGGCCTCCGGCACACGCTTGGACGCCGTCACCCCTTCCGGGCCCGCGCGCGTCTCCGGTTTTGCGGGCGTCCCCAGGGTGGGGGATATCCTGCAGGTGGTGCCCTCCGAACGGGAGGCGCGCTCACTGCTGGAAGCCGTGCAGGACCAGGCCGGACGGGCGCGCAAGCGCAGCTTTGCGGACCTCGTGAGCCGCTTGAGCGAGGGGAAGGCCGCGCAACTCAAGGTGGTGCTCAAGGCCGATGCCCAGGGCTCACAGGAAGCCATTACCGACGCCCTCTCCAAGCTGACCGGCGAGGGGGGAGTGAACGTGAAGGTGATCCACGGGGGGGTGGGCACGGTGACGGAGAGCGACATCATGATGGCGGCGGCCAGCGACGGGGTGGTGATGGCGTTCCACGCGGACGTGCCGCCGGAAGTGCAGAAGACGGCCGAGCGCGAGGGCGTCAAAGTCCGTGAGTATATGATCCTCTACGAGCTCTTGGACGAGGTGGAGGCGCTCCTCAAAGGCCTCGTGGAGCCGGTGGAAGAGGAGAAGGTCCTGGGCCACTTGGAAGTGCGCGGGGTGTTCTTCCAGAAGAAGAATGAGCAGATTGTGGGAGGAAAGGTGACGGACGGCACGCTCAAGCGCGTCCCGTTCCGCTTGCTGCGCGGCGGGCAGGTGGTGGGAACGGGGCGCATCTCCTCCCTCAAGCACGTGGACAAGGACATCAAGGAAGCCAAGGAAGGCAGCGAGTGCGGCATGCGCGTGGAAAGCGCCGTTCCCGTGCAAGAGGGCGACGTACTGGAGGCGTACAGCCGCGAGTTCAGGAAGAAAGAGGGGGCGTAACGGACGGGATGCCGCCGGAAGCCGCGATGTCGGAAGGAGGCGTTTTGTACAACTCCCGGGGCATGATCCCGTCGCGCAGGTAGCGCAGGACAACCTGTTGGGTTTCGGTGCTGAGAGGGGAATCGATGAGGGGAAGGGCGAAGCGTACGAAACCCCTTTCATCCAGCAGCATGGCGTCCTCCAAGGAAGGCGAGAGTTGTCCCCCCGTTGTGCCGCGGTTGGGGTTGAGGAGCCGCTTTATATCTTCCCTTGCAGCGATCTTCCTCTGTTCCCATTCCTCGGGCGTTTCGGAACCTTTCTTGCTCTTCTCCTTGAGGATACCCACAAGGTGCCGTGCTTCCTTTGCGTTCTCTTTCTTCATGAGTTGGGAAGCCGCTTGCTCCAATTGTCCGGGGAATTTGGAGGCGTAGGCGATGAATGAGGAATTTTCATCCATGAAAGAGTATTCCTTGCGGATGGAATCACCTCTGGAGGCTGTAAACCGTTCCATCCCCATTACCCCTATAACCGTTGGAAAGAGCCAGACCAAGCTGCTGTTGAAGTTGGGAGATTTCCTGTTCGCAAGGTAGGCAACAACGCCCGTCAAGAGCGCCATGGCGCCACCTACCAGCACCATGTGCACCCGTCCCATCTGCGACACGTCCTTATCCAGCTTCTTGCGGTGCTCGTCCTTGGGGAAGGGATCCAAATACTGTTGCATCATCTTCCTGTCCACGCCGATCTGCCCCAGGAGGTTTTCCAGGAAAGACTGTTCATTCCGGAGCGTTTGGAACGCGGGTTCCCCCGGTGCGTAGATGCCTCCCTCCAGCGCCTTGCGGATCTCTTCCAGTTCGTAGTTGATACCCATGCTCAGGCTCATGAGGTCGAAGGGCCTTTTTTCCTTGGGCGCCGCAAGTTTGCGGATTTGCTTGAGGTTGGTTATGCGTTCCTTAAAGAACTTGTCCTCCGATTGCTCCATTTGGCGAAGGAGGTCTTCCGTTGCCGCATCCAGTGCGTTCTGCATTTCCGCTGTGGAGAACGTTTCCTTGAGCACTTTCTCCCTCTGCGCGAACAGCATCTTCACATTCATGCGGGCGCGCCGGTCCGCCGTTTGGTTGCCCGCCTGTTCACGCTCAAGAGCGCGCTTGTTCCGGAGGTCCTCCGGAAGACGGAACGCATCCAACCGCGCATCCGGGGGGGGATCCTGCTGCGGCCGCAGTTGGTCGGGAGAGAGGCTTGCCATGGGACGTTACGGAGTGCCCGCCGGGGGAGGCGGGGGAGGCACCGGGGCGGGTGCGGGGGCGGGGGCAGGAGGAGGAGCCGTGGCCTCACGGATCTTGTTCAAGGCGCTGCGCATCTCCGGCATCACCGTTGCCATCTGTTCCTGCAACTCCTCATCTGTCATCGCTTGCATGCGCGTGTCGTGCGGCGCCAGGTCCCTGACCTTCTTCAGGGCGCCGCTGACGAATTGCTCCAGCTTTTCCCTTTCGGGCACCGTGGGAGCCCCCGCTTTATTGATGATGGTCTGGTATTCGTTGCTCCGGAGGTCCACTTTGATTTGGTTCGTCACCCGCGTCCCTTCGCCGCTCTCCATCAAACGCTGGAGCTCTTCCTTGGGCATCGATCCGGTTTGCCCGGTCAACGTCGCCAAGGCCTGGTCGGTTCTTCCCGTCGCAGCGAGCGTCGTTTGCGCTTGCTTGGCTCGGATGCCCAATTGCATGACGGAAGCCGTGCCGCCGCCGAGCGAACTGGGCACAGGCAGGAACGGCAAGCCGAGCGGGGCCTTCATGGCGAACTTGCCCAGCCCTTCTCCGGCGCCTTGAATGCTCTTCACAATGCCCGATCCCACCTTTTGGCTCTGGAGCGCCGTGAACACTCCTATCCACATGACGCCGAGCGACATGCACAGCCAGATGAGTGTCCACAGGCTGCTCATTTCTGCAAAGAGCGGGAATTTAAGGGCCTCAATCTCCGTCGGTATGGGGAGTTCGCTCCCGGCCTTGATCATGATGAATCCGATGACGAGGGGGACTGCCGTGATGGCGGGGAGGAAGGCGGAGGCCAAAAAGGTGTGCAGGATCTTCTCAATGGGGTCAAACTGCTTGAACTTCCCTTTCAATACGTACCCCAGCACCACAAACGGCATGAAGGCGATGGTGATCCACAGTATGGGTATGCGGATGACGAAAGCCGCAAGCAGCGCCAGCAGTGGGAAGAACAGAGCCACGTGGATGAGGAGCACCACCACCATCTTCACGATGAAGGCGATGACCTGCGAAATCTGTGTTGTTTCGCCCTGGATCACCGAGGGGTCGGTAAGGTTCTTGAGTTGCGAGTAATTGACCACAAGGCCGTTGAGGACGAGCGTGGAAGGGGAGGTGGCTTCGTTGTATTCCACCAGCTCTACGCAAATGAGGTCCTTGATACAGTGCCACGTTTCGCTGTCTGCTATATTCTCGGCATCCTCGAAGAATTTGACGTCCTTGAGGACCCGGCATGGTTCGAAGAATTCGTTGCCCTCCGCCGTCATGCC
This region includes:
- a CDS encoding DHH family phosphoesterase; amino-acid sequence: MTVSPPAIAAALKAVTDHQRILVVPHANVDPDGLSSALACYEMFRSLGKDVTVICPDTPPDSFKFMPGFEKLEREIAESQNFVITVNMEEGVEIDKLRYTVEDRRVNIIVVPKRGKVKSSAVAFGEGEKKYDLIVVVDSADLSLLGSVYTDHMDLFSEVPILNIDHHVSNVRYGQIHLLDPTSASTTEILYHWFMQVPQFRERMTADLATLLLTGLITDTRSFQNPNTTPRSLEVAAELLERGARQQEIIRSIYKTKPLSTLKIWGRALNRIQMDPVAGIVWSAVSKEDLQEMGAQAPETHGILDELISTIPGADVYVLFTETEENSLKASMRSSLAVDATRLAAETYGGGGHARAAGFRVRNFGNFQLQVLECIQKIKEGMRRQKGESDQMPTSGQPSSSFAKATEDRAVSDQTGVHPAPAAASPERPVAPPPTGKGKEKDIVEELTQS
- the infB gene encoding translation initiation factor IF-2 → MRLVQVAKALGMTGQQLRKELMQVNFGVKPTDREIPEGLAKGIVRFLATKYNLSVNAETIGLQPDTDEEEGGAEPAAAEGGEGADQAAGSAVQEGEKAAPGNAVGSIGVMSRESPTHAEALNVLRKLSLDDVSKEAIKREQKQMEHTKAERTEQRREAEVQRLAQKRPAGVAEVQEQIKKKEGVVLLPDAISVKELSEKLGVQVPRLIQTLMKNGIMATVTQSIDYDTAAIVAAEMGITVQREQRAAKAEDLLSRNLEELLKEDPENLVDRPPVVVVMGHVDHGKTALLDAIRQTNVVAQEAGGITQHIGAYQVEHAMSGSTEKKKITFLDTPGHEAFTAMRARGAQVTDIVILLVSAEEGVRATTIEAINHAKDAEVPIIAVISKIDKERADPEKVKGELAAQGLQPEEWGGTIPVILTSAVTKQGIPDLLDHILFIAEVQGFKANPQRSAVATVIESRLDSALGPLATVIINTGTLKLTDIFVCGQTMGRVRTMIEASGTRLDAVTPSGPARVSGFAGVPRVGDILQVVPSEREARSLLEAVQDQAGRARKRSFADLVSRLSEGKAAQLKVVLKADAQGSQEAITDALSKLTGEGGVNVKVIHGGVGTVTESDIMMAAASDGVVMAFHADVPPEVQKTAEREGVKVREYMILYELLDEVEALLKGLVEPVEEEKVLGHLEVRGVFFQKKNEQIVGGKVTDGTLKRVPFRLLRGGQVVGTGRISSLKHVDKDIKEAKEGSECGMRVESAVPVQEGDVLEAYSREFRKKEGA